Genomic segment of Arachis stenosperma cultivar V10309 chromosome 4, arast.V10309.gnm1.PFL2, whole genome shotgun sequence:
GTTTCCTCTCTTTGAGTCCGAGTCCTTGAAATGGCCCGGTTTTGTAGAGTTTGACGATGTTAACGGAAAGGTCCTAACTTACTCTGCACAGGATAGGTATCTTCCTCATTTACTTCTCTATTTTAGTCTACTATAGTGTTGTTCCCATTGTTTATTAGAGACAATAATTAATTTGGTCCTTGAGTTTTATAACCGGGAATCATGCACAGATTCCATTTTGACGCCATTTGTGGGATGTTGAAGTGGACCGTTAAGTGCCACATGGCATGTTAACATGGTTTGACAATGCTACAAGTCACAAAATGATTTTCTAACTGGCATGCCACGTCATTTGATAGGTTATTATTTTGAGACACGTGACACTTAACTGTCCGGGTCAACATCCTATCAAGGTGTCAAAACAGAATCTATGAGAAGGATTACCTTGATTCACGGTTATAAAACTTCTAGGAACCAAATTGATCAGTTGAAAATTCGAGGACCAAATTGATCAGCGGATGAAAACTCACTACCAAATTGATTGTTATTTCCTGCTTATTCTGTCTAACCACATTCATGAAATGGTATCAGTGTATACAAGGTCTTTGATCTTAAAAACTATACATTGTTATACTCCATCTCAGATAGGCATGTTCAAGAAATCAAGATCAGGTACATTCTCTTCTTTGGATTGATTTCCAGATTCAAGTTCCATTGTACTAAGTAGCCTCTCTAAGTCTGCTCCTAGGTTCTGTATTTCGGATACAAATGGCTTGTTCACTTGATCCAGAtgtttttgtgaaattcttcaATATTCCTAACTAATTTATCTAATAGTTTGAGTTCCATGATAAACCTTTTTGGAAGTCTAAAGCTTCTTTCAGCTAatgttaatttatttattaggaCACAAATgcatattaaaattagtaataaCACTTGTAGATTTTTAAGCGCCATAAGGAATTTTTTCCTGATgggtattttattttataatatgcTGCTAACTCAGAATTTTATGTCACTTTCTTTCTGGAACTGTTATTTCTCGGCATTTTCAGACACTTTTAAGTGTGCCTTGCATCAGTATTTTTCAACTAACATAACTGGTCTTTGTAAAATTTTTGGCAATGTACAATCTACGTGAAACATTGGTGTATCATCTTGGAGCTTAATTAGTTGATCATTTGTTGCAGCCCTGGTATCATGTTATTAATTTTCAATAGATCCAGCGGCCATATTCCCCTTCAGATTCTGTCCATCGAAGATGGCACAGTCCTCAAATCATTCAATCATCTACTTCATCGGAATAAAAAGGTGGATTTCATAGAGCAATTCAATGAAAAGCTTCTGGTCAAGCAAGAAAATGAGAACCTTCAGATTCTTGATGTATGCCTTgcttttattgttttattatcttttttttttttgggttttgcTGATAAGTGTGCCAGGGTGTTCTTTAAGGATGCAAAAGTTGAAGGTTAagtttttcttgcatttaatgttatttaaaaaatttgtacCCTTAAAGAGATCCTTCATTAGAAAAAGTCCATTTTTAATATAATGTCTTTTTTTACTTCTCTTTCTGaaagtaatttattttatttgtaggTTCGAAATGCTGAACTGACAGAGATAAGCAGAACTGAGTTCATGACTCCATCAGCATTTATCTTCCTATATGAGAATCAATTGTTCCTTACTTTCAGAAACCGAACAGTTTCTGTGTGGAACTTTCGCGGAGAACTTGTTACGTCATTTGAGGATCACCTGTTATGGCATCCTGATTGCAATACAAATAACATATACATAACAAGTGATCAAGATCTGATCATATCTTATTGCAGGGCTGATTCCGATGTTCAATGGTTGGAAGGAAATGGTAATTCCCTTTGAGCTTAGTTCTTTAGTTTCTAAACATATTAATCATGAACAACTTTCAATTTGCGAAAGTGATTTAATATCATTATAATTTGCCTCGTAATGCAGCTGCTGGCTCCATTAATGTCAGCAATATCTTGACCGGGAAATGTCTCGCTAAAATTAATGCGTCGAACAGCAGCACCAAATCAGATGAGTGTAGTGGAACCAGTTGCAGTTGTCGGCGCAATCATTCATCTCAAATAAGGAGCACTGTGGCGGAGGCTTTGGAGGACATAACTGCCCTCTTTTACGATGAAGATCGAAATGAGATATATACCGGTAACAGACATGGTCTCATCCATGTATGGTCTAACTAAATACAATATTTTCATGTTTTCTATGTGCCGTACAGATCAAGGAACCCCATGTTCCGCATTTTGTGCTTTTGAGCTGTGATTTGATAGCTGGGGAAGAACACACACAGAAAGACAAAATTTATGTAGGAAAATTGTACCTATCTCCAACTTCAAGCACATTTTTGTGTCTCTTTATCTCTGTACCTCTGTCCAGTCCTAGCTACCGAGCTCAACGTTTATGATGGGATTGTTACAGGCAATGTACCATTTGTTCATGTGTTGTTAAGTAGCAATAGGTGATATGCATAGGACCAGTTGGAGTGAATTAGTTACTTgagtaacaaaaaaaaaatgatacatattatatattttttactttgATTTTAGGTTCAAAGGGTTTTGGGTGTATAGTGCAATGAATATTTTAGGTCTATGAGACAGATGAGACATTGTACTTGTATTCTAATGATTTCTTGGAATTCAAAGGTGGTAACTGTGTGTGTTGAAAAGGCACATTACATGTGTTTTTGCCTCATGAGTTGAAGACATGAACATGTGAACAATAGTTGTAGTGCTATTCTAAGTTTTGCATGCATCTACACCTTTTTCATTTTCATGCTAACTCAGGAAAAGCCTATAAATCTCATTTCGGTTTAGTTtggtttaattttattatatttaaagaACTAAACCAGTACCAACTTGCTGGTTTGGATTGATTTGGTTTTCGAGTTTCTATTGAAGTTTTATAGAGGGAAAAACAAAACAAGCTTAGCTCATAGGAAATTAGTATATGTTACTCCATTCTTAATTTAAGTGtcaactttatttttttgtgtatttatTTTCACAAATAATTTTCTACTTAGCAAATCAATATAAGCATTAACTTTCTTTTTTCAATCATAAGGCCTAACTTAACaagcaagaaaaaataaattaatgaaGTAATTAAAGAGAATAATTATCAGAGAATAAATTAATGAAGTAATTAAAGAGAATAATTATCAGAGTAGATATTGTCATTTCTAAATTAATGATATGCCTTTTATTTAAGGAATTTTATTCTCAATACAAAGTTCATTtccaacaaattaaaattacaatGAGATTACCTAAAATCAATTGATAATATCCACTTCATAATTACTGCTATCAAGAGTAATTTTGTAACttgcttttaaatttttaaaattatagtaTATTTCAATGATTTCCTTAGTTaagtaaatatttaaaaataaatacttaaCTAAAACCGAGACAGAACAAATGTAACAATCTTGAGACGGTCAAAAATAATGCCTTGGTTAACTGTAGctcattcattttctttttcattgctcgagttattttttcatatatatatatatatatatatatatatatatatatatatatattctacaTTATCTACCACTCAACAATTGACATCTACTTTTTAAATTCAAAGAAACTTTGCTTTTGCACTGAACAAAACGTCCTCTCATCAACCTCAATATACAAAATCAGCTAAGGCGGCATTCCAAAATGACATCAAACATCACAGTCATAACTAGAAACCTACCATATTTGACTGGAAAAATCACATAATGTTTGAATAATTATTAAGGACAATCAAAgggtttttttccttttcttttttttaaaaaaaaaaagaaacaaaagctaCACTCAAATGGCCATTAATAAGTTATCCTGTTCTGTCATCCGCAGACTGATTCACTAACAATTcttcaaaaaatgaaaaatcaaaacCCCGCCATGTGTGTGGAGGAGACGAAAACTTTCGAATTATTTAAAAGGGCTGCAATCTCCAGCCTTCCCTGTAGTTGTGCACATTATAGTTTATCTACCGATTTTCTACTTATCAACTACTTCAATGAGAGTTGTCTCATAGTCACTGGGAGCCACAAATCCATGAAGATTCATCACAGTCGCAGCTACATTGGCCAGCCCACCGTCGGGAACGTCATTTCTGAACCTGACCCCAGGGGCCAATCCAGGACCTCCAATGGCAATAGGCACCTTAACAAGCAAGGCAGAAGTATTAGAAAGTTGGAACCAAAATTAACCTTGTCATAGGAATGTTTTTAAGAAATTACTCGCTGTTTTTAACATGTGGATGCCTATATTTTAAGACATCTGTTTAGGTTGTGATTAACATTAAACAATGAATCTCTGCCTTATTAGTTATTACCTGACAAAAATTAGCTAGATATTCAACAAATTCACTACTCATGTAAAGCGGAGAATTGACCAGCTAGAATTTGCATGACTTACCGGCTGAAGGGTATGTGAAGTAAGAATCTGAATCTTTCCCTCCTTGTCAAGAAGAGGCTTTCCCGATTTGTCTCTCTTGACCATGTCCTCTGCATTGCCATGGTCAGCAGTGACGACATAAATTCCACCTACTTGTTCAATTGCATCAAGAATCATCTGCATAACAAATGCACATACACATTTAATTAATACAACTGATTAACTACTCGTCTTCACAACTATCTTGTTCTTTCTCCTTTTAGCACAAATTTATTTCTTGCAGTAATTACCTATTCAGCACTAgcatattaaaaactaaatgcAACAAAAGAAATATTCCTGAAGACAGAGAATCAGTTAACCAGTCATGGATTAACTCCTTGTGCAATTTTACACCTCTAACTCATCCATGAAATTCCCACCCAATATTTACCCCACAGCCGATCATACCCTTAATGTCTATTGTGGTACAGTGACATTTATAGTGGCGGTGTGGGAATTAGGGACAGCTCACCTGCTTCCCTTCAATTGACCAAATAATATGCCAAAGAACCAGAGAACAAAATTGGATAATGAAATTTGATATTGAACATGGCCTTGCCATTTTAAGAGAGAAATAGACAGAAGATACTTTTCTCACATGAATAGCTCTTACCAAAAACACTGTTGTGCCAATTTTAATCGCATACTAAAAGCCCTATATAGTAACATGGAGTTCTCAAATTTCCAGCAAGGGtacaaaaacaaataacaagctGTATTTACAAAAGTGCTCCAGCAAAATGTGTTCcgcaaaatttgaaaattattcGTCATGCGTACCTTCACTGCTTCATCAGCAGCCTTGCAAGCCACAACTGTTGCTTCAATATCACCTGTATGCCCCACCATGTCACCATTTGGTAGGTTGACACGGATCTGTGCAACACATAAGATAGAAGAATAAGTGGAAGTTTAATAACATCGCAATATATCGGAGTCACTTGATGATTCATTGTTTACCTGATCAAATTTCCGACTAAGAATGGCATCCCTAGCCTTTTCAGCAATCTCCAGTGCCTTCATTTTTGGTTGTACATTGAATGTAATCCCAATGTCACTAGGAATTTCCACATATTCCTCCAGTTGTTTATTAAAATAGCCAGAGCGGTTTCCATTCCAGAAGAATGTGACATGACCAAATTTAACAGTCTCACTGTTGAAAGAGATTCAAACAAGTCAACACGATTATATTTAAAGCTAAATCCAAACTTCTGAATAGTggtttattaatatttaaagtaGTCACAGCTCACCTGCATGCAAAAGTCCTAACACCATTATGCACCAAGAATTCACCAGAAGTCCTGTCAATTTCTGGTGGAGAAACAAGATAATGACTGGGAAGCTTCAATTCACCATCGTACTGAAGCATTCCAGCATAGCGAATCTTGGGGAAACGGACTCTATCAAATTTATCAAAGTCTTCGTATTCAAGAGACTTGGCAATCATAACCATACGATCTGCCCGGAAGTTGAATGTAACAACTGCATCACCATCAACAATTGGTCCAACAGCCTTCCCATTATCATCAACAATGACAAAAGGAGGCAGGTACTGATCATTGGCTTTTGGTTCTGCTCTTAGTTTCTTGACAGCTTCAAGAGCACTTTTAAACTTATGAGGGGCTTCGCCAAGAACTTGAGCATCCCACCCTCGTTTCACAACATTCCAGTCATTCTGCAGTTTGTTTCAAAACCATTAGTACAAGAGAGAGAaggtaaaaaaagaaaaagaatagaCGCAAGTCAAGCATATCTTTTGTAAACAAATACAAAATGCTTATGgctcataaaatatttttattttaatcttataTGAGTATTGAAAGATTCTTGACTTGACCAAACTGAAGGGCAATGTTATGCAGTACCTCATATCGATCCATTGTAACATGCATACGACCCCCACCTGATGCAATTCTTGCATCAATACCCTTCTCACGCAACTTGGCAAGATCATTTTCAAGAGTTTCTACAAATCCGACACTTGAGCCATCCAAAACATCACGACCATCTGTAAGAATGTGTACGCGGACTCTCTTAACACCTCGCTCACTAACACCTTTAAGCAACAACTGCAGAAAAATTGCTTAGTTAGAAAGGATAAACTTCACACAAACATGGCAAAACAAATGTTCCAACCCCCCAATCCTCACCTGCAACTGATCAAGTCGGGAATGGACTCCACCATCACTCAATAACCCAATGAGATGCAATGTGCCATTGGCAAAACTTTCCTGTATGTACTTGAAGCCTTCTCCTTCATAAATTTTTCCAGATTCAAGAGCAAGGTCCACAAGCTTGGCACTAGAATgaacaataaacacacaaattCCAATCCTCAGGCAAGTTAGGAGAACATTTTAACAAGAAAGGCTAAGGATTAAGGAGTACACATAAGAAAGGGAACACCAAAAGTAAACATCTGAAAATTCTAAATGAACCAAATATTTAAGAATACAGAGTTCCAAGTCAAAGTAATATACAATTAACCGAAAAAACCATCAAAGGAAAACTAGGCAATAGATGACAACAGCAAAGTTCAATTGTTTTCAAGAAACAAGAACGTTTAACATTTCTAGCTGGTATGAATCTAATAGTAACAGTCTTAAAGAAACTCCAGAAAACCAATTCCTTATGAAGAAACCAGTAGGTTaaattaaatggcaagaaaCATCTGATTGCTATTAGTCTATTACTTTAAAACACAAATACAAAAAGCCTTACCCTTGAGCAAAGATGCGGCCAGCACCAAGAGCATTGTGACCGACTTCACTGTTGCCCATGTCATCCTCTGTAGGAAGTCCCACAGCAGTACCATGAGCCCTCACCAATCTCCACCTTTCAGGTGCACCCTACAACAACAAAAACCAACCAACCCCACCATTCATTTCCATTTCTAtctcatcaataatcatacaaaTCCAACACATTCAATAACACCAGTTCAGAATTTCCagttaaataaaattcaaatcaaGAGAAGGCCTCTCACCTACCAATGACAAGGTAAAAAAAAACCTAGGAATCATAACAATACATGAGCAGAAAGTGGATCAAGCAAACATACACACCCCGAAAAGGGGGACCAATCTTAGATCTTATCATTATATGAATGAATATATCATAATAtatgcaaaaagaaaaagatttcagaTTCCACAAAAGGGTGCATATACCATATAGTATCTATATCTATATCTATATATCTACCTTTTTGAGGGAATCCATGGTTGGAGTTTCAGCGGTGTGGATACAGTTGTACTGATCAGCGTTGGCCTCACCCCATCCATCCAAAACCACCACAGCAACTGGCTTTCCCTTTGGCAGCTTTGGGTGATCAGCCAATTTCCACTTGGCATCTGGGGTGCTTCCCATATTCctaacacaataaaaaaaaaaaatcaattgtTTTTCATTCTCTCTTTAAACTTCAGatccaaatcaaataaaatcacTCCAAAACATTTCAGAAACCACCAGtaacagcaacaacaataatagtAATAACAATTCATAATCTATCTTATATTAtggattaaattaaattagattaaaataaatgaaattaaatgtTAATGGAGATTACAAGTAGatagatgggaataacagaagAGAGATACCTGATTTGTGAGAGAGTGAGCGAGTGAGTGAGTAAGGGAAGGAGGCAAAAACAAAGAAGCGATATGAAATCTAATGAGGTTAGCTGTAACTGTAAAAAAGAGGTGGATGATGCGTTAACCTAACTGAGCAAAACCCTGTGTTGCGTATGCGATTGGTTAGATATAAATACTAGTGGCATGGAAGAAACAAacttttctatttatttatttaattattttaattgaaatGGAGACTAGTGTCTTCTAAATAGTGCTTTGTTAATAGGTTGGCGTGGAACAAGGCATAAGCATCTCGTTCAGCATCATTCTTCACGCTCAATGTTTTcgctttcttttctttattttaattgagaaacaagagtaaataaataataaataaatagtattaaaaaaagtattgaatttgaagttttgatttttgaatatgAAAAGTTTATGCGAGTATTATAAAGAAAAAGtctagggagccaatggcctaagcgtacaatgtgtacaatggaggtttaagaAGTATTAGAGATGTGACTATTAGTGTTATATTGTCCTGTCAGGTTAcatttttgggatgagtggtttcagatatggtattagagttctagattcgaaaggtcaagagttcgatccttggtgaaccccaaaatcagtttaattttttattgagatgtttattatccttgGTATCCGGATGGTTATCCTTGGtatcggatggttattctagctagtatggtgatgttcattttattcatggACCAAAAATTtagcccattgtacacattgtacacttaagccattggctccctagcacTACCCTAACTTAATTCAAGCGGCACTAGATCTTCGAAGAGGTTTGAAGTTCGATTGTtcaaatatttgtttttttttatttaaataaattaaacaaaaacaaaacaaaacaatcaaaataaaagaattttgtATGGAAAGACTTGTTTGCTATATATCTCATAAGGTGGTCGAAGGTGTGTGAAAACCAGTTTCTGTCACTAGGGGGTGGCCCAAAATTTTCTCATTTGATATTTGCAGATGATCTCTTACTCTTTTGTCTGGCTACAAAGAGTCAGATTCAAATGGTCATGCATTCTCTTAACATTTTTTGCAAGGCATCTGGCATGAAAGTGAATCTTGAAAAGTCTAAAATTTTTTGTTCTAAAAATGTGACTGTTCGTAGAAGAGATATTTTTACTAGTGTTTCTTCAATACGTTTTGCTTTGGACTTAGGAAGATATCTTGGAGTTAACCTTAATCATTCCCGTACCAGTAGGGCTTCTTTTCATTCGGTGATTGAAAATGTGAGGGGAAGATTAGCTAATTAGAAAGGAAGGCTTCTAAATAAAGTAGGGAGACTTTGCCTGatcaattctgttgcatcatcCATTCCTATCTATCATATGCAggtatcttttttttcaaattgggTTTGCGATAAATTGTCTTCTATGATGAGACAGTTCCTTTGGAAGGGTCAAGTTGATGGTAGAGGTCTTTCTCTTGTTAATTGGAGGATCATGATCACTCCAAAAAAATTTGGTGGCCTGAGTGTTAGAGATCCTGCGTGTGTTAATATATCTTTACTTGGTAAATTGGTTTGGCAACTTTTTTATTGTCAGGACAAGCCTTGAGTTGCTCTATTGAGGGCGAAGTATCTGAGGAGAATGAGGGAGTTTTAGATGGCCATGTCCCTTGCAATGCTTCTCATGTTTGGAAGAGTATCTCAAAGGCTTTTGGTGTTCTTAAGTATGCCTTCTCTTGGTGCGTTGGGTCACTTGATCAATCCTTTTGGTTTGACAATTGGAGTATTGAGGGCCCAATTGCTCTAGATGTCCCTTTTATACATATATCTGACTCTGATTTAACTATTAGAGACGTTTGGAAAGATGGTCAATGGAATCCCCATGATATTTTCTCTATCATtccaaaagatgtcaaataGCGTTTGAATGCTTATAATCCGGATTTGAATGCTGGAGAGAGTTCGGGTTGGTCGTGGGGTGTGGCATCTTCTAGACTCTACTCAGCTAGGAGTGGGTACAGTTGGCTAGCCAAAAGAAAGTTTGACTGGAATGATCATGATAATTGGTTGTGGATATGGCGACTGCATATTCCTGAGAAGTACAAGTTTTTGATTTGGCTCAGTCTTCATAATACTATTCCTACGGCAGAGTTTCGTTTGAGTCGTGGTTTAGCTTTATCTAGCACCTGTCATCGATGTCAGAATGGTTCTGAATCTATTCTTCATTGTCTTCGGGAGTGCCCTAGTGCCAAGGAGGTCTAGAACCTTTTAGGCCTGTATTCAGATAACTCGAATTTACATGATTGGCTCTACAAAGGTGTAAAGAGTGgagatgtttttcttttcttttcgacCATCTGGTGGATTTGGAGAAGTAGAAATCAGGACTTATTTAGTATAGATGATTCATGGAGTGCTAGTAAAGTGGTGAGTTTGATTCGTAGTTCAGTAAGGGAGTTTCACACTATTTTTGCTATGCATCAATCTTTGTCTCCTCCTTCACTTTGTTTGCATTGGGTTCTACCTCCAGTTCATTCTGTTAAATTGAATTGTGATGATAGTTGGTTTGCTCCTTTTGGCTATGCTGGTTTTGGTTGTATCATTCACAATCCTGATGGATGTTGGTTGAAAAGTTGCACTGGAAAAGTTGAAGTGTGCAGTGTTCTTTTTGCTGAATTGTATGCAATTTGGAGAGGTTTACTTCTTGCTTGGGAGAGTGGATTTCGTGAGGTTATTTGTGAAACAGACTGTTTAGAAGCTCTTTTCTTGGTAAATCAAAGAATGCTTGGTAAGGATATTTCGGAATGGGATTTGGCAAAGCATATATAGGAGGTTATGAATTGGAATTGGAGAGTCTCTATTCTTTTAATTCAGAGGACTGCAAATAGTGTTGCAGATTGTATGGCTAAAGCAGCTGCTTCTGGCGCGGACATTCACTCGAATTAGAGCCAACCATGGAGTGAGCTTCAACATCTAATAGATTTAGATATGACCCTAGccaattaatttggttttgtctctttttttatttcttttctatttagtcaccaaaaaaaataaaagaactgCTTATATAGAATGACAGTCTCATTTAAGATTATTTTTAAACTCCACTTAAGGTGAAGAAAGTTCCACATGAAGGTGTCTGTCACCATATTTGTATCTCTCAGAATCAAACGAAAGTCAATATGCCAATTTCAATGcatgatatctcttattttgagCACCGTATATTGAACcgagttaaaatttaaaaatttaaatattcaattaAGGTTTAATTAGAATTGAACTTGATCTATTAAAATAACTGTTTTGTTAGGTAGACAATAATCTTTGTAAATAATATGAACAATGGGTTCTAGAATTGATCCAATAAAATGAAAAAACCTTCCACCCCAAATTACttcaaaatcctaatttttaCTATCCAAATTTTGACCATCCTAGTCCTCCTTCGCACATTTTGACCATTGAACAGCCACACTCCAGAAAACCCTACCAACGGAGCTGCAAACTGAACCTCCGGCAACCTCGCTGCAAACTGAACATCCGGCGCTACCCACACGCTCCTCTTGCAAGCTTTAGGGTCGTCCCTTCACGGTGGTCACGCGCTACTGTCGTATTCCCGCGCCCCTGCCTCACGCCACCGTCAAACGTCGGTCGTCGTCAAGAGCACCCGGTCGCCGCCGTCGCC
This window contains:
- the LOC130977046 gene encoding uncharacterized protein LOC130977046 — protein: MEGRRISARYSSRRIVASKGGRRRRASSNGSVNHNSIVKKLQSREICPKPHRAFATTTAHQRFSTMRLVQEYDTHDRKPSSTNSSSSSSPSSILPFFMKRSKLVEIVAAKNLVFALCHSGLCAAFSRDTNERVCFLNVSPDEVIRSLFYNKNNDSLITVSVYASENFSSLKCRSTGIEYIRRGRPDDGFPLFESESLKWPGFVEFDDVNGKVLTYSAQDSVYKVFDLKNYTLLYSISDRHVQEIKISPGIMLLIFNRSSGHIPLQILSIEDGTVLKSFNHLLHRNKKVDFIEQFNEKLLVKQENENLQILDVRNAELTEISRTEFMTPSAFIFLYENQLFLTFRNRTVSVWNFRGELVTSFEDHLLWHPDCNTNNIYITSDQDLIISYCRADSDVQWLEGNAAGSINVSNILTGKCLAKINASNSSTKSDECSGTSCSCRRNHSSQIRSTVAEALEDITALFYDEDRNEIYTDQGTPCSAFCAFEL
- the LOC130973981 gene encoding 2,3-bisphosphoglycerate-independent phosphoglycerate mutase, with the translated sequence MGSTPDAKWKLADHPKLPKGKPVAVVVLDGWGEANADQYNCIHTAETPTMDSLKKGAPERWRLVRAHGTAVGLPTEDDMGNSEVGHNALGAGRIFAQGAKLVDLALESGKIYEGEGFKYIQESFANGTLHLIGLLSDGGVHSRLDQLQLLLKGVSERGVKRVRVHILTDGRDVLDGSSVGFVETLENDLAKLREKGIDARIASGGGRMHVTMDRYENDWNVVKRGWDAQVLGEAPHKFKSALEAVKKLRAEPKANDQYLPPFVIVDDNGKAVGPIVDGDAVVTFNFRADRMVMIAKSLEYEDFDKFDRVRFPKIRYAGMLQYDGELKLPSHYLVSPPEIDRTSGEFLVHNGVRTFACSETVKFGHVTFFWNGNRSGYFNKQLEEYVEIPSDIGITFNVQPKMKALEIAEKARDAILSRKFDQIRVNLPNGDMVGHTGDIEATVVACKAADEAVKMILDAIEQVGGIYVVTADHGNAEDMVKRDKSGKPLLDKEGKIQILTSHTLQPVPIAIGGPGLAPGVRFRNDVPDGGLANVAATVMNLHGFVAPSDYETTLIEVVDK